The Nymphaea colorata isolate Beijing-Zhang1983 chromosome 5, ASM883128v2, whole genome shotgun sequence DNA segment TAACGATCATTGTCCATGACTTGGTATTAATGCCAAATAGGGCTTTCAAGGGAGTTCTTCCTGAGCAACGCTCTCCCGATTTTCAACACTAATCCAGTTTCTATTGCTTTAATGGCTTAAGTCTGAACTGAAATGGCAAGTGACAGATTTTGGTTAAATGAGAATTAACCAAGAGCACATTGATGCAATGCTATTAAAATAGGTTTCTGAATCAAAGCCGAAAGTCAAATGATTCAGCGAATCGGTGAATGAATCAGAATCGGAATCGTTGTGAATCAGATTGATGAAAAATGTGCTTTAAAGATTaaaacttatataaaaattaaatatcaaaaagaaaaaaagaaaaaaataataatataaaagcATAAATacttaaaaagcaaaaaattgtaaaatgcAAGGAAAACATACGTCATCCGATAAgaatatgcaaaatttacaGTGAAATTAGGGGTCAGTATGGTTGAAGATTCTTCACCCTTCGGATGAGCTTTTCTAACTTATAACATATTGAGAATTTGTGAATACTTTAATTCATTTGCACATTGAGTGATGTaatttgtgaaaagaaaaaaaggaacaacgTCAACCTTCAAAAAAGcacattttgtttaattaaaagaaatttataGGTTGTACTAAAGTGGATCTTAAATCCTTGTGcaaaaatcatggatttgagatccgatTGGGGGGAAGAACTCTTGTCACCAAGCCACTGAAGTAATGATTTGCCGATAACAAAAGCTGCAccttttatttacatatattacTATATGCAAGTGCATCTACAATTATCTTTTGAGTTCTAAATGTGTTATTTTTGTCAGAATTCATCAAACAGGAAGATAAAGCGATAGACAAACAAGACAAAAACTATAGAGATTCAGTTTGAAAACAAAGTTATATCCTCTGTCCGTCCACATCCCGCCTTACTACCAAAAAAATGGGACGTTTAGTGATGCGGAGAAAAGCCAGCATAGCCAAAAGTTGGGCCTTCAGTGATGTTTTAGAGAAAGCGTTAGTAAAGGTCCCTCACTGAGTCGTAATTACGTCGTTCAGGAAAACATTACTAAAGGTTGGATCCTCACTGATGTTCATCCCCCACGACGCTCATAGTTTTCAGTGACGTTTTCGACTTAAACATCAGTAGAGGACAATTGGGTATTCAGTTTCCATGAGTGCCACTAAATGCCGtggttttttatgaaattttctaaaaaatgttaGTAAAGATGACTGCCTAAGTTGGTCTTTAGTGACGTTTTCTAAAAAATATCGGCAAAATCCCCTCCTTGTGTCTTTGATGTTTAATGACCCTCCTGAGGTtggcaccttttttttttaacatcaaTTTAAAAGTCCCTCCCATGACGTTTCCCAAAAGAACGTTAGTAAGGGCCGTGGCTCTGCAGggatgttttttaaaaaacgtcTGTAAAGGTCCCCCTCCTAGGGTGTCTTCAGTGATGTTTGCTTAGGAAACATTAGTAAAGGTTTCGGTAGGTGAAAATTAGTGACGTTTTCTCAAATAATGTCAATGAAAGTCCTTGCCTAGCTAGAAATTCAATGTCTGTTTCCAGAAAAGCATCAGTAAAAGTCGAATTTTTACTAGGTGATTATTTAATTCTCAGTCATCCTGCATCTTTTTGCAAAAAATAGCCTTTACTGATGCAAACTTTCACATCTGTAAAGGCATGTGCaggaaatcaacaaaaaaaaattgttttctccaatttctcattttcctcACTCGTTTTTCGactttctcactcctcttttctcttttttttttgcactatAAAAACTCTCCCCGAAGTGTACCCTCTTTTAGATGCAGACTATGTGATAGTTGAAACAGATGGGTGCAATGGCCACACCAGtttcttaaaactttttttttttttaaatgagcatctttaaacacacacacacacacacacatatatatatatatatatatatatatatatatatatatataagtacctCACCAgaaatgagtatttttaaatgagtaTCATCCAGCCAATTTTTCTGTCTCCACCACTAGATGGGTGTTTAGAAAGATGATGAGGCAGTATTAAAAAGAAAGCAAGACAGGCATGCTCTTAAATCAACTGGAGCAATATGTAGGTGCAGACAATATAAAGGGAAAAGAATCACCAGTAGTATAGACCAAGAAATTCTAGTAGTCATATAAGTAGATTCAGATTAtttttgataaacaaaaaagaaatcatggCCGTTAGATATAATTTTACGAAAATAAAAACTAACGAAGAACTAGACAAAGAAGATGAGTATCTTTTAATGATACTTTAATAAACCAAAACTACAAGGTTAGGTTTGAACATAATAAAGGAAAAGGCAACAGGAATAGTAGCCCCAACGACTCACAAGACTTTCAAAGCATACAAGTAGGACCATAAAAGGCTCCAAAAATAGATCAAGGACAATTTCGTAAGGATGTTAGTAATTCCTGTTAGGCAGCAGCAGAAGAATGCAAAAGGAACAGAAACACACCAAAAAACTATCAGTGCAGTTTTGCATGGAAAATGTAGAACTAACATAGGAAGGAGGAGTAGAAATaagtttagaatttttttttttttgcctttcccCATTCACCGGCACTTTGTTTTGCAGCAGCGGATTCCGCCACTCCCAAATGGTGGGCAACGCGAGTTACCATAGGATGAATTCTAATGGTCTCAAGTGGAACTTGAATAGCTATATTGTGAGGTTGCCATGGGCTGGGATCATGATCAGGTTGAGGTGAGCAGGCATTAGGATCAGTATCAATTTTTTTAGTAGGAACGGGACTAGTCGTGGCTAGTAGCACCCTAAAATTGTGTGATATGAGGAGGTTAAGTTGAAGCCGAACGCTGTGGAGGGCAAATTGGAATAAATGAGGGTCAGTCGATTGAATGTGGCACAAAGCATGGTGTTCGATTTTGAAAGGGAAGTCTTGTTTCGTCAAAAGCCACATTCCTGGACGCAATAATATCGGTTGAGATTTTGAGTAGATATCAAGACAGCAATATCCCTTATGTTGGTTGTTCTAATCGGAAAACACATGCTCTGCTGTCTTGAAATATAATTGGTCGTCTTGAAATCTAAATTAATTTTGTCTTAGGCAGCCCTCCAAgtcttgaaatctgatttgcCATAGGAGTGGTCAGAGCACCTGAAATAGTGTTCCATTATCAAGCTAACTCAGCCTAGACTACAAAAAACGAGCTCTAGACTCCATGGATGCCGAAGTGGGGCTGAAGACTAGCCCTAAATGCAGGGGGGAAGTCAAATTaccactaaatatatagttaccAAATTTTTAATTAACTTTGGGGACAGTGACTCGGGTCTCGTGGAGCTGACCCATATAACTAGACTCAAGTCTACTTTACTCAGATCCAATCATTGAGAATAAGGTTTTAGAGTGGCTCTGTGGAGCGCATGCCCCGCGGAGACCCCACCCCTGCCTGGATGCCCTTTTGGTGATCGGAAAGTAGTAGGTACCAGTACTCGGCACGAGCTGAACGAACCCGCTCAAACCAGCCCCAGGCGTCGACACTGTTTGCTGCCTGCCTACGAGTGCATGAGCTTAATAAGATGGCAACCTCTATGAGAACCATGTAGGCTTTTGTTTAACCTACAATCGAACTGGCTCGGAGACTGAGGAGTGCAACTGCAAGCGCTTTGGTCGCAAGTTCGATGGGCTCAAGAAACCAATGCACTCTAACAAAATCTGAAGTACCTAAAATGCACATTTACTAAGCGGGCTCAAGGCTCAGCGTGGAAAAATTTGGACACCCCAAAAAGGACAAATCCCTCATCGCTCCTAGTAAACCTAACCAAACCGAAAGCAAGTTATATGTTATGGCCCCTAACAAGAGACCATATGTAATGATCTAAAAATAACGGAAACGTCCCTGTTGATCAAGATGGAATCTCCTCCCGCTACAAGGGTAAAAGTAGAACTCTGGGAAattttctcttgtaaaattACCAAAAATGCCCTTCTGCTAAAAGATGGGAACATGCCTTCCTTCCCATGTTAGCTCCATAACATAGAAAGATGACTATTCTGCAACTTAGGGGAATGATTGTTCATACCCACAACTCGATTGCAGCCTAAgtccagtggtggagccaaaaaaattggttgaaggagcactcatttaaaaatattcatatatGGTGGggacttatatatacataaaagaaTAAATGTTCAAAGATGCccatttaaaaacaaagaattttgaagaGATTGgtatgggcaactgcctacaacAGTCAACATGTGGCTCGGCCACTGCCTAAGTCTAAGTCATCTCTACCACCTCGTTGCAGCTACTCTAATCAACATTTGATTCAGTATCTTCACCTTTCTGATCCTTCTATAGTTTTAAGAGTTCTAAGGGGAAAACCGCATCCCTCTTGTAAAAACCCCAAACAATGCACCAGCCATCAAAAGTTtctctagaaaaatgaaatataacaTTGTGATGACATAAAAATTAAGTGGAGCACCCACATCAGACTGTGTGCCGACGACTCAACCAAAATATCCTGACTCCACCCTTCCTTTTTAGGACTAACCAACCCCCCATTTACATTTTCGGTCTTTTTTTAAATCGCACTCACACACGTATGAGATGGGAGTAGAGGGTGCAACTACTCCctcttttgtcttttatttAAGGAATCAGATCAAAACCCTGGCAGTGTCTACCAGTGATTTATGAAGAGAAGATGCTTTGAAAGGACATATAAACTCTTTTTGGCTAATTGCTGTTCTAGTGATTGTGAAAATGATTTAGGAATTGAGAATTCCCAAGTCAAGGTTGGTAGGTTCAAACTACTAAATGCAAAACACACCATAACTCATGCGGTGACTGAAATGAGATATCTCGGAACTGCTGTTTAATGCTGATGGTTGGAAAGCTTCTACCTGAAGGTTGCGTACTTGATTAAATATTTTTAGCATGTGGGAGGGTCCTGTGGTCGTTGGGCTCTCAGATTGAGGAAGTTCATGGCATTGACTTCAGATGGGATACTTGGTTAGAGAGGGCACAAGGATTGATGAGAATAaaacaatgtactgatcacttCATCACAGAGAGGCCGAGCGAGAACAGTCAGAAGTACGATGGAAGGCAGATGAGGCatggaagaacagagaagaatgGTCGCTCAAAGGATCGATGCGATCGAGTTTGATGGAGTTAGAGCCACCACGATACAGAAGTGATCTTTTCATCAAATACTTGGCGAGCATTGGTAAGGTTGTGGGAGACTGACTGAACGAGGAATTTCAAGGTTGAATGCCTACTTGTGCAACTTAATTTTGACACCCATCTAGCAGCCACATAAGAGAAAGAAGGTAAAACTGACAAATACTGATAAGGAACTAGCGCTGACCCTTACTGGAAGCATAGAGTTTGAAGATAATTTAAGTCTTTATTATGCAGCTAACTAAGCCACATGGCAACGAATTAAGTGGTACATCTCATTCAGCCATTGTGAATTGTTCTGCGGTTCAGATTCAATTAGTATGAAACGTGTCGAGTTCGCTCTTCTGATACATATGTGGTTTCATATCAGCTTTTTCTATTTCCGTGAATCTCCAATTTCGTATATACATCTAGAGATAGAAACAACCCATTTTGATTAGATACCGGGAAGGTGAcatttgaaatgcttttgaatTTGTTCAGGTAGATTAGATCTGAAaaaggaaagtttttttttttttttccaacaataGCGACGGTGAAACAGATCTAAGCTTTCAATATCTCTTCATTCTCATCTCATTTTGggattttaaaataaatgccATCAGTCCCCAACTTATTGCTTAACTTTGTATCTGTGTAATACAATATCCACCTGCAGAACGTAATCTGCACTTTCTATGGGCCTCTACCTAGTGGGCATAGAACAGAAAATATGATTAGAACGAGTTCAACTCCTTTGTCCGATAGTGCTTATCAGGACGCCCTTAGTTTGTTCATTCTGTAcgtcaaaatttcagaaaatgtcCATAGGCAAAACGACTTTTGAAACTATATGCGGTACCACTTGAATTAGATGAGGTGATGGCTTCTTTACATCCTTATCATACTTTTATATAGAATCACATGCACTAACAGAATCTCAATATTTTATTGGGCCAACTTGTAGCAACAACTTTGCACCAAGATGTAACTCCGCATTAAATACGTCTGACATGTAATTTATTGTGCCATCATCACTTCATTGTGACCATCTACCAAATGGACACTAACAACTAACCTGCTTTTCTTTTAAGAGCCCCACTCCGGGAAACTTCCTTGAGAGATCCGTCTTCATTATTATTGAACAAATTTTCCCGATTGCCATGTAAAGATGCACCCATGTTAGTAATGAATACCTTTTATAAAGATATCACTTTAAAAGATACTGATCTGTTCTCCTGTgactccttctcctcctccatttCAGCAATCAATATACCATTTCAGAAATTTTGGCACGACTCTCAGGGATACAACTGAATGAGAAACTCTTTCAACATATGACGTGGTGCAGTCATGAATCCTGTTTGGTCCTTAATAAagtttcttctcctttctcttttcctcttccctCCTGTTATAATAGTAGAAGTCTTTGTTGGATGGTGCAAAATGAACTTTGATTGCCGGGTGAGGATAACATGGTTGAGTGGCTTTGTGAACACCATTAAGTCCATCACTGCTCATCTGCAAATGGACATCCTCTGTAGTGAAGGTTATACGTGGTGTTCTTCCTGGTTTTCAAAGCAGAGCATGGTTTTGCAGCAATAAGTTGGTTGATTAAGGAGGTTGATAAACAgcagtaagaaaagaaaagaacaagataGAAAGGGTCCTAATTTACCAGCCTTACGGAGCAGTAGCGTGAATATTGTGCAACCTGTGCTATCTTTGCCAAAAAAATTTACTCGGCTGAAACAAAAATCAACGATCTTGGTGAATGCCAACTATAGTTCTTCATCATCGGGAAAGCAACAAAGTGAttaaatcaaattcatttttttaataattgactTTCAGTAAGATGATGGGCCACAAGCTCATTGAAGATAGTCTTACAGAAAGCTAAAAGCCCAAAAACTTGTGAACTAAAAAAGTAGTTTCCTTTGAAAGTCCCCTTTGAATGATTAACATCCTACAAGTACAAACCGTAAGATCACTGATTAGGTTACAAATGCAGAAGAATCAACCCTCTTGTTTCTCCTTCTGCTCTTCTGAATTGAAACTGCCAGAGAACCTTGGCAGCTTGACTATGGAATTTGCTCTGCTCACACCATCAAGACCTTCCCAATCTTGTTCCTTAAGACATGGAACTTCAACTTGTTCAACTATCGCTGCCTCACCATCAGCTTTCCCATTCACAGACTCGCAGGTAACCGATTTCTCCTTCGGACTATCAACCTCTCCAGCACGGATGGACTTTGAATCTGGGTAAGGCACCTtaagaaacaaacatatgacTGCACAATCGTCGATCCTTGAGGTTGGGTATTTTGACTTCCAGGATCGAACTGCTCGTTCCACCAGTGACTTAGCAGCCATTGATCTATTGCGTGAAGAAGAAACAATTTTTACAACCTCAGCATTTGATAGAACATCCCACACCTAGCAGGCAATCAAATCAAGCAGCGTTGGTACACAAACGGGAGATTGACTAACAAAACGAccattttcttcaaaacaaCGAGAGCATGAATCTTGATAATTAAATGACGAGCATTTTTTATTACCCCATCTGTGGCTAGAACAACGAATTCATCCTTGTGAGTTAGTCTTCTGTAAAAGATCTCTGGTACAGATATAAGACCAAAATCTTTCAAGCAAAAATCCCCAAATGCTCTGGCCATGGCTAGGCCAGGACAATTTTCATCAGGTAGCCATAATCTATGCACATCTGGCTCTTCTTCTAGCGCGAAAACTCTCCCTCTACACTGTTTGATTCTTTCTGCTTCCTCTGAGACAACACAGGTACACCATTTTGAGAAACCGCACAAACACATACAATCATTTACGAGATTACGGCAACATTCTTGCTTATaagaacaggaaaaaggaaaagaaggaaaaggaaaactgacTTGGAAGATTGGGTTTCAAGTCCACGGTGAGTTGAACCGGGACTAGTTGATTGTTATCATCTCTAGTGCATAAAACCGCCCGTGAATCCCCTAAATTTGCAACTAACAAATGCTCACCCTGATGGGAGGAGGGAAAAAGACAAGAATGCaaataaataaagcaaatatgAACACAAGGAGATGGGTTCCAAATTAAAAGTAGCACCTTGGAAATCAAAGAGCTTCTGCCAGGTACCTGCTTAACAAGAGAAACGGCCGTTGAACCACTGCAAAAGCAATCTATAGAAGGATGCATGCTCAGTTCTTTGTCCATTTCCTTAAAAGATCTCACGAAAATAGATTTCCATGAGGACAGATCTTTCGGCCAGCCATCCTGATCACCACCACAAGTACCATTACTTTCTTCATCACATTCGTAATCAGCCTCCTGCAGGGCATCAAAATGGGCGGAGATCTTTAGGGGCAGACTGTCCCTAACGTGGCGAGCAACCTTATGACCGTAAGGACCATGCCCATCAAATACCCCACAGAAGATCTTGTCCTTCTCGCCTCCAAAATCCTAAAGAGGAGACCAGACAAGGAAAAAAACCAAGAGGAGATACCAAAATCAAACAACCAATATCCTAAAATATATCATGAAGCAAGAACACAACCTTCCTTGGTTAGTGGCTGATTTATATACCTCCCAAAGGGTCATTGCATCTTGGTTGATACCCTTCCTCCCTTGTTGGGTATACATGGAGGCCACTGTGCAGGATCCCTGAAGCCTAATGCGCACCCCTCCTTCCCCTTGGAAGGCTCCGTCACCACCATCATCAAGAGTCCCTCCATCGCCAAACTGCTTGCTACAACAAGCTCCCATGGACAAACGCCTTCCTCGCAATGGCCCCTGCTCCTGGTGCCTTCCAGCCCAAAACCAGCCGTTTCCCGCCGATTAAGCAGCCGAAGAACCTTCCTTTGGAGCACCAACAAGCGATCTTACGCCATGAACGAATAAGAAATCGGTGGGATCAAGGAGATGGCGTCTGCCCATCATTTAGTGCTGTTCTCCTTGCAGGAATCAACTGTCAAGGACCTCCTGAGGGAAGGCAAGAGGCATGGCTGGCTGCATCACAGATGGAAGATTTGGTTTTTGCTCCTGACGGTTTCGCGAGTTCCAGATCTTATTCTGCCCAAAGTCAAATATGGATTCCCAATGACCCAATAAGAAAATGTTGGTATAAGAATTATGAACAATTAAATTGAGGTAAATGGTTctacaaaattattttaaaataaataaacaaatcaaaaggattattttaaaataaataaacaaatcaaaaggattactgattttcttcattttctctcatGCAGTTTCTTTCAAGGGTCGTTCATGTTTCTATTATAATCATCATCACCTCCTCATAATGGCTTTTTGCATTTACCATTCTTATGGATGAAGTGGGGACAAGGTCAGCCGATTCTTTTGGTTTTCCCGGTTTTTCGCCCGCCTTTTGGCCTTTTGCCATTTTAGGGTCCACTTCATGATGATGAAATACTTGGGGAGTCGAACAAGTAGTTTCTTGTAGGTGAGGTCAAGTTGTGCATTTGGTGGTAGCGCACGAGTCTAACCCATGATGAAATTCCTTTCTCTTCTGCTTTGCCTATTTAGAGAAAcgttgaattttttctttcctccctGTTACCACCTGTCCTCGGATCGGATCCAAGTTGgtaggtttttttcttttccggtAAAGTAGATTCCATACAAAGCTTTGGTCCCAACTACCGCTGCCCACAGGTTTATTTTTCTAAGCAAGTTTACTTTTAAAACATGGTTAacgattttttcttttagggtTCATGCCTTATACACCGCATTGCAAAATCTTATCGATTTTTGCGCTTTGAATTCAAATTAACCTCTATCTTTTGCTATGCGTCTGTGTggatttcttttccctttttttttttttacagaaagGTGTCCAATTACATTGTTAGACTTGGTCATGGTTAGTTTACTCCGAAAAGCTACATATAATATTGTTGCATCATTTCTCAAAGAAACTTTTCACACTCACGTTTCAGAACTGCTATTTAGTATTTTAGACGTTATTTCGTCAAAAGAAAATGTTGCTTTGATCTTAGTATTCGAAAAACATGATCTTCGTTCTCCCTTACAATGAATGGTGTGCCATCTATTCAGCATGAAAAACTCTGATAGATTTTATGGATTTTGGAGGAGGTCACATCCATATTGTTACTTTTACAATAGAAAAAtggcttcatttctttttatttcaaggTGAGTGTTCATCGCCACTGCCCCAATGACAACTCTCCCCCTTGTGCCTATCATCCACACGGTTCGTAGACCTTGTGTCAGGATTTATTACGGTCCAAAAGAATTTGAACCTCATATCTCTTTAAAGTAGACAAGCAGTTTTCAAAAAAGGCCGATGttaacattttatttatttcaatgGCTTCCTTAGATGTAGCAGGTGGCTGATAAATTAGAGGTTCATTTTGTAAAACTTTTAACCAAAggtttaaaaactaaaaaataaaaagcgcTGACTGTTATCGTGACGTAATGAAGGACCATTTGGAGTGAGTGagaacattttctttcttggatACTTAGGCACTTCGcgtttaatttatatatttaaaggaAAAGTACTTTTTAAACATTAAGGCTAACGCTACCTTTCAAAATAGGCCAGGTATGTCTtccaaatttttaatattatagaCAATTACATTAGCTGGAACTATCATTTTAGGTCATATTTCGCGACATGTGGTAATGTCATAATTCTCACACCAATtcctcaatgtttctttattttcatattaatatcttcaaacatttattttgttatatatatatatatatataatttttttaactctACCACCATTTCCGAGATGCACTATCGCATATTCTCCTTTTAGGTAAGTTGAATCATGTATAGTCAGATCATTTACTATTAATGGATATCTTATTCTCTACCTATGTCCTAAGTAACGTTGAACCCCAAAGGTAATGAAACAAAGGAGGAGCTTCACCCGCTTCAATCTCTTCCCTTCCCCTTTGTGAGGAGgtcaaaagacaaaaatagtTCTTATTTCACAATTGTTAGGTACCTATGACCCTATCAAAAAAGATAATATATTAGGATTGCTGTTAGGATTATAGCCAAAAGTTTAGCCCTTAGCTTGAAAAACTGCAAGTCTATCCGTTCTACTAATATTCTTTAAGACTCATTCAAGTCCTGTTGACTTGAACGACGCACCGGCGATCAGCCAAAGTCCACGATTGCCTCAAAGACTGACTAGAGTCAACTGAAGGTGCACCCGTATCATTTATGCTCAAGCGAGAGATACAAGAAACTAATTATTCAGATGTGATATGGTGCGTGTGTTTTAATTATACGGAATTTTCATGACCTCATCCGCAGGGCATGCAGCCTGTTTAGAGGTACATCGTCCATGCTCTAACATGTGATCGTTGTTCGTCTTTGTACTGTCACTGCTGCTTAAATGGCTTCCGATCAGTTTGCttatcttccttctttttcttttccaacttcTTGAGGTACTATCATTTGCTTAATTTTGACGCATGTTAGCTACAGGTCGCTATATTTATGGCTTATTCAatgatttttgtttcaagttttctGCAAACATATTAAATGTTCTATTAATGGCAGCAGGATATTAG contains these protein-coding regions:
- the LOC116255008 gene encoding probable protein phosphatase 2C 73, producing the protein MGACCSKQFGDGGTLDDGGDGAFQGEGGVRIRLQGSCTVASMYTQQGRKGINQDAMTLWEDFGGEKDKIFCGVFDGHGPYGHKVARHVRDSLPLKISAHFDALQEADYECDEESNGTCGGDQDGWPKDLSSWKSIFVRSFKEMDKELSMHPSIDCFCSGSTAVSLVKQGEHLLVANLGDSRAVLCTRDDNNQLVPVQLTVDLKPNLPKEAERIKQCRGRVFALEEEPDVHRLWLPDENCPGLAMARAFGDFCLKDFGLISVPEIFYRRLTHKDEFVVLATDGVWDVLSNAEVVKIVSSSRNRSMAAKSLVERAVRSWKSKYPTSRIDDCAVICLFLKVPYPDSKSIRAGEVDSPKEKSVTCESVNGKADGEAAIVEQVEVPCLKEQDWEGLDGVSRANSIVKLPRFSGSFNSEEQKEKQEG